Part of the Ascaphus truei isolate aAscTru1 chromosome 16, aAscTru1.hap1, whole genome shotgun sequence genome, TACTAGTCCCCCTCGTGGACATTTAAACTTCATGTTGGACTGCGGGAATCGCAAGATCCGACGGCCAGTTTTGATTTCCCTAAAGGGGAGAAAAAAGCAGGCAACTTAATCATTAAGTATCCTGGGAATTGAGGGAACCCTGGAGATAGAAATAGCACGGCTCAGCTCGAGGGCATAAAAAGGtgaggcgggattgctgcttttactgCTCCTATTTAATTGTCTGTGAAGACATCAGCCCCATATACCAGAAGAACGCAGAAAAATAGGACTAGAATCTTCTCCAACACGAGACGACAACGGCATGGTATATTGAGTAATGGTCAAAGAGTGAGAACTTACAGGAGAAATCTCAGTGCTCAGACGGCCCTTCTTTGCCTTTTCACTCTTACCCTGAAGAAGTTACTCTGTGCATTTTTAATGTGACAATGGCCTTTTGCCTAAAATCTGTAGGTTGGGGCAGTTTTCatgcgtttttgtttttttatttgggttCCTAGACATGTAGATTCTCTGTATCATCAAACACATTGAAACACTTTTTGTTTTCAATATCtttaacctggcctgttggtggcccttgaggactggagttggccagccctgatgTATTCTATTTTGAGAGAGGGGTTGTCACCTATGGCCCAACTGagagcacgtgacctgtatacgggaccAAGGTTAATACTTCGCTTGCAAGCGGTCCCACTTATCACCTCCACAAAGGTTCCTCAAATGAGTAACATCTCCCCTttatataacattatataaaaatactgtgcttaggttacagaaaaacagatcataagaacatacagttacaataaatgcagaacagtttctcaaaatataAAGGATCAAATATCAAATAGAAATCCCTATACTGTACCTTACCCAAGTGCCataggttttctcccagagaggtcactggcgcagGAAGATGAGATATCAcgtatttggtcccaaatacatcTTTGGTGAAATCTAATTTTCATAATCTTTTCCCAGACTTAAACACATTCTTTCCTCGTGGAAACAGAATAAGCTCATCCCCCATCGTAAATCGGCTGTTAGATTGACAGTTCTATAATAgcataacaacaaaaaaaaccttttacaaACAAAGTTAAACTCttcaatatctaaatgtacttattatgcagaggagatggCGTtgcatgatattctcatttttaataaacacACTCTTGGGTTGAATACTTTCTTAGCTACGCCTTTTTACCGTTTTAAAATTTGAAAGGTAATTTTAGCCATTATCTTTTAATATAAGCAAGTGAAAAGAGTAACAAAAACCCACTCTCATATTCCTCCTCTTGTAAGTAAGCACATCTGAGAATCGCAGCGTATTCTTCCTGAGTCCTGCACTCGTAGTGTAACCAGAGAAAGATGATATATCATTATCCATCATCCCTttgtcaatccactgctggatCAAGGCCTTCCCAATGGTCTTATAGGTACTGCGGTGGCAAGCcactcttctccacgttgctccaacaaatgtaTATATTGCGATAATTGGAACAAGTGGTCCCCTGGAACTGAAATGCGGTGCTCCAAGCAACACATGGATACCCCAGTTCTGAGATATTTAATTTTGAAATTCCTTTTCTTGTTCTGGAGAAACAATTTGGCCATTGGGGCAGTCTTAGCAAGGCTCTGGCAGTCAGTTGAAAGATGAGATTCCATCTCCCAATTGGGTGACCCTGTTACTGATAAAggtctaaaaaaaaatcaaaaacgaatagacaatgcCGTTCTGTCGCTAACGAAAtggttttatttgtgcaagctatCGAgattcttccggcggtgttacaatggataaagcaagaaaggtttttacttaaaaacagtgcatcctagAATGTATCTGACTGAGGCCTATCCCTCCccttgtgcagtatgcgatttatgacttacgGTGTTAaaaggcctgtgtgtgtgtgtgtgtgtgtgtgtgtgtgtgtgtgtgtgtgtgtgtgtgtgtgtgtgtgtgtgtgtgtgtgtgtgtgtgtgtgtgtgtgtatatatataaattataaagcgcccacagtgtatacagcgctttacaaaaggtgtgcgtgggagtgtataccaatggtgtgggtaggtgttgaaatgtaagagggtgttgcattactattaatgtgtgtagatactatgtggtccctattgataaatagggatagaattacattgtacatatgtatgtgtaagagacagctgtgtgctcattcatatagcgcagtatgtatagacatggacCCTATATaaagaagtttgccaaagagcacataaatgatccacaagacttctggaacagtgTTCTCTGGACAGAAGAGTAGAACTTCTTGgtctcaatgagaaatgttatgtttggggAAAACCAAACGctgtgttcgaacagaagaacctcattccAACCGTCAAGTATAGTGGTGGGAGTGTGACGGTttagggctgctttgctgcctcaggacctggactactttccatcattgacacaaccatgaattctgcattgtatcagatgagaatgtcaggccatccgtacATAAGCTGAAGCCAAAGTGGGTCAGGATTTGaaacagttctgtaaggaggaatgggccaaaatagttacaggaaacacttagttgaagtcattgctactCAAGGTGGCGCCACCAGgtgctgaatctaaaggttcacatactttttcacacgtggatattgaatgttgcatcatttgtggataaataaatgttgacaaAGTATCatggtttttgtgtcatttgtttgatcataTTATCTTTATTATTAGGATTTAGATTAAAATCTAATTACATTTTAAGTTTGAAAAATgagaaaatcctaaggggttcacaaacattTTTTCGCCACTGTAAcgatttcccttttttttttttttgcagttggAAATCTTGTGCTCTGTAAATATCTTGCAGTTCATATTCATTGCACTAAGGCTTGACGGCATCATCAAGTGGCCATGGCTTGTAAGTCTTCCCTTTCTATTCTGCTCAAGGTGTTTATGGGGTTTATACAATGTTATCAGTAATAATCTCAATTACAACTGAAATATTTGCACTGCCATTAAATAACTATTGCACAAACTGAAATGACAAAGTTACCGTCCTAATATTTAACTTTACACGGGCGGGCTTTTGTGTCGGACGTTTAACCCCGTTGTTCCTGTTTGTTTAGGTGGTGTGTGTCCCGTTGTGGATCTTGATGTCCTTTCTGTGCTTGGTAGTGCTGTACTACATCGTGTGGTCTGTTCTGTTCTTACGCTCTATGGATGTAATCGCAGAGCAAAGAAGAACACACATTACTATGGCAGTCAGCTGGATGGCTATCGTGGTGCCATTGCTCACTTTTGAGGTATAGCCCAAGCTTTCTTTTCTAcgtatacctttatttatatagcgcatccatgtacatagcactttgtTTCAGTAAAACATGGGACATAATATAAGGGTCTTGGCTCCTTCGGGATGCCTACTTACAGTGTACAGGCGAATAAGATAATAGCCAGGTTCTTGGATCAGGATATGCTGTTCGTGGAAATTTCTTAGAGCCTCCCAGCTCTCACCTGGCTGGGGTAGTGGGGCGAGAGCTGGGAGGCTCTAAGAAATTTCCACGAACAGCATATCCTGATCCAAGAACCTGGCTATTATCTTATTCGCCTGTACACTGTAAGTAGGCATCCTGAAGGAGCCAAGACCCCTACCCTTATCAAGATTatatgacaatattgcactatattctttttcttcctttttgaggTGATCCTGATATATACGCTCCCTCTTGATCCTGGACAAATCTATACGCTTAAAGCGAATCCTAAACAGTTCCCACCAGAGGTTGAGATTTTATCTATCGCCTAACATTTACCTATTCTCAATTTCACTTCCCTCTATTTGGGATTTTTATTTATACTCTGTTGGTGAACTAAATCACTTTGATCTATTTAGTTCAAGTGGGTTTGAGCGCCTGTCAAATCACTTTGGTGTCtgcacataataatataacacatcatggAAATAAATGCTTCCGACATAAAGGTAACATTACGAAAAGAAGTCCCTGTTCCCAAAGAGCTTGCGAtcgaagtggtaagtagggagaacttggaCACAGTAGGAGAAACATTGAATATTTTACAACTGCCCTTCAAATCCATATTAAACCCGTATTTTCATGGGAAGATTCCACGAGTCTTGCAAAgtatttaatgtaatttttgTCAATGTTTCATTCCCTCagagtttttgtatttttttttttgtggatatAAGCGACATGAAAActatcgatttttttttttttaaatctctttatTGGGTTTCCAAACATTATATTAAACAACAATATAACATTATAATACAATGCATGACATTGAAATACAGAAAATAAACATTTTACTCTAAATAGTTTTTTAGTATTTCACATCATACTGTTAATCTCCAAGTTATACGCAAtaacacaataataaataaataaaaccagacATAAATGTTTTCCTACAATTATATTTACAGCGATAATCATACACTTTCCAATCATAACTGGTTATGAGGTGATCCAATTGTCATCTCGCACTATCTAGAAAACGACATTTTTAATGCGTGCTGCTTCCACGTGCCTAATATCCCATGAGCTATTCTGCAATAAGAACGCCTACTGTTGGTAGTTAGGACAAGCGGGGCGTCATGCTGGCCACTTTGTCTCTTTACATTGGTAATCTTAACCCTAGTACTTACCAAAGTAAAGTACCACACACCAGTACCACTCAGCAGGGTTAGTGGCTGAGTATGTGGCAAACCTGTTCACGTCTAGAAACCATCTTTTTGGCGTGccttatatatacactgtgtgaccCCTGAGCTATCTCTATCACAATGATGGTACGTTACTGCAGCAGTTAGTTTGTCTATAATGTGGCATGTAAGTAATTCCTATGTAATGTCCGTTACTTCTTTGCAgctgtaatataatatatatataatatatattatattacaaccttgaggaaggttccgtttgcaggaaccgaaatgttgtttttttgtgtttcaatACACCTTTTTTGAAATTTCAacccgtgtgtgctgtctctccttactggaccatcatctggatatatatatatatatatatatatatatatatatatcccaaataAAGCACTCTGATCATGAAAAAGATATATATggaataaaaaaggtttattaatcatggactgtgaaaacaaataaaacacaataaaaaacatacatataaaaacaataccaGACAGGGTAGATGCAATCTCAGATCCCAAATATCATATGATTCCATATATATCTTTTTCATGACCAGAGTGCTTTATTTGGGATTTCCTTCTTTTTGTGTATGTTTCTATTTCTCTTCCCATAGCACCGCCACTTTCCCTTATTTTGGGTTTATTTGTGGTTTTTGATCATAATTATAGTTTTTAGGTTTTGATGCGGTTATAtgtgtggttttatatatatatatatatatatatatatatatatacacgataccggttgcaacacgacatcaagggacagcacgcaggtatgtaaatcataaattttctatatttgataaaagacacaaaaaacgacgtttcggtcccccagtgggacctttgcaccaccttgagaaaggtcccactgggggaccgacatgtcggtttttgtgtcttctatcaaatatagaaaatttatgatttacttacctgcgtgctgtcccttgatgtcgtgttgcaaccggtatcgtatggtctgttattgctttatgggataagcaccaaaacttatttatatattatatatatatatatatatatatatatatatatatatatattacataacccACATAAAAGCTGGTCGAACAAACAGAAATAATTTTTAGGGCGGGTTTACCGCAGAGCACAGATTGTATTTATATAAATCATTGAAAAAGTGAATGTCGATAACTTAAAGCTGTAAAtttaatatttctttttttttaataaataatatttcttTTATAGATATTACTTGTTCACCGTCTGGATGATCATAATGTATTCTCCTATATCCCCATATTTGTCCCTCTGTGGCTTTCATTAATAACTTTGATGGCGACAACATTTGGACAGAAAGGAGGTAATCACTGTAAGTATTGTACTAAAATAATGTCCTATATTAAAGTGCTGATATTTTGTAACTGAAAGTTACTCTCAAAATGATGGCGCCGCCAGAAGTCGTGTCTGCAGTGGGCCACATTTTGATAGGGCAACGGTGCTCATcgtcagtcctcaagaccccccccccccctgattaatccaccaatgctgaagcagggatatcctcaaaacctgacccttttttgggtgggggggggggtcctgcggactggagttgagccccagaggattaatgctgcaggagATCCCATATGGAAGAATGGCCACCCGCAGCGTGATCACGGCACACAACGTCTCCGGTGCGCAGACTTTTGCTTCATCGCCCACGGTGCCAGAGGCGGTGAGCCTTGCTACATCTGTGTATTGGTGTAATCCTGACGCACAAGGAAACACGTGAATCTGACAAACGCAGATCAAGAGTTACTCGCCCACGATTGTTCGATATATTCACATTCTGTTTGTATATTAAAGAGTATCAGAAAGATTTCCCCCTCTATTGAGCACTCAATCCTATATATGGTCTAGAGTTTGGACCAAAAATAGCCCTGCAGTATAATTCTGCAAAAATAACTGGTAAGTTTCCCAGAATTACcgtggaaatcaaaaataataaaattttattaattctacatagaagttaaaaacacatatacattattaaaaatccccatacatATCTACCATACTCACGCTATTGTGCGACCTAACACTCATCTGCCACATTagcatggggatttttaataatgtatatgtgtttttaacttctatgtagaattaataaaatgttattattttttatttccgcGGTGATTCTGGGAAACTTACCAGTTATTTTTGCAGAATTATACTGCAGGGCTATTTTCGGTCCAAACTCTAGACCATATATAGGATTGAGTGCTCAATAGAGGGGGGAATCTTTCTGATCAtccttttgatcaacactgttaataccATAACATTATCCTCCAGAGCACCTATCACTTTACTTCATTGTATTACCTATGGTGATGCGGTCTCACTCACTTATTTTCTGTATATTAAAGAGACATGACAAGGCGGCagttttaaaaacatatatatagggttgaagcagggggtcttcggagcggaaccccgttaatttcagctatgggaaccccctgcttccggacatACTTGGCTCTGAATTAGGTGCCGGTACCTGCTCTCTGCTACCAGGGTTCACACTGTGTCCTCTGTTCAGAGCTCTCAagacctgcgggccaataggaagccgtcacATCATCGGtgagacttcctattggcccatgagaCGCGGGAGCATCAAACTTGAAAGTTCTGCTTGCTGAGCCGGAGCAGCCACCGGCACcaacttcagaggtaagtatctccggaagtagggggtccccagagctgaaattaatggggttcagctccagagaccatgCATTACttctatatttttaaaaaatatataatttccagcttggattgctcctttaaacagaGCAGTACTACTTACAGTCTTACTTTACAGATATAGGGATAACATGTAATAATAAAGTAGATGAGGGGGTACTGGCTAGGAGATATAGATCTATCGTAGCGTCAAAACGAAGAGACATTACGGATCTTCCTGCGCTCCTCGTTGCGATTCTGTTTGTATATGTTATAGGAATTTTCCTAGATGAGATTTCAGCACTTCGTCGATTGTGTGACAATGTTTGCGTGTGACATCACAATTATGAAGTCATAAGcatgtcatattttttttttaaatctggcacatactgtaaataacgAACGTGTAATATTATACAGGGTGGTTTGGGATTCGCAAAGACTTCTGCCAGTTCCTATTAGAGATCTTCCCTTTCTTGCGAGAATATGGAAACATCTCTTACGATATTCATCACGAGGACAGCGAAGAAGCCGAAGAAACGCCCATCCCAGAACCTCCGAAGGTCGCGCCGATGTTTCGTAAAAAGGCCGGCGTTGTCATCACGCAGAGTCCAGGAAAGTATGTGGTTCCGCCTCCCAAGTTAAACATAGACATGCCGGATTAAGGAGAATTTACACGGCTCGCAGACTGGTTCACGGAAGGATTCGATGTTCTCGTGCAGAACCGATTTGAAGGGAAAAGCAGCTCATCCCTGCAATATGAGACCTTAAACGCTACTGACCTCATTTCCTTTTTAATTTCCTTTGTAGCCCTGTTTTGCAGCCTACAAATACTCATTGCAGTGTTTTTTATtttggtggggttttttttacatGAACCCCAATTATTTCACTTGGTTTGAGATTATGTAGCATTCATTTCAATCATTTCATCCTTGTTTTCCTTGAAGTATAGATATTTTAATGTCAATTGTTTGAATGCCCTTTTGCATCTCTGTATAGTGCAGCTATTGTATGTAGGAAAAGATCATGTGCTAGAAACGTTAGCACGTGAGTTCGGAGACATGTTTTGCATCTTATACCACTACGAACACTACAGTGTTTCTCCTTCATTCTGATCTCCGGCACAATATTGGTACATTTCCTTTGATCAATGATGTTTGAGCAACGTGGGTAGTCTTCTTTATAGAtggggtgctcaaatccagtcctcaagaccccaaccccccaacaggtcaggttttcaggatatcccagcttcagcacaggtgctgaatcagggactgattgtgccacctgtgctgaagcagggactgattgagccacctatgctgaagctggaatatacTGAAaacaagaccctccaacaggtcaggagaactggagttgagaacccctgctttaaagCATGGGGCATACCTAATTTGCAGGGTTTTTTTCTCTAGATGTTAATCCATGCTTGTTTGTATAGTATTTATATGAACATTTTAGCAGTGTAATATATTCTGTTCAAAGTTatatttctgtacagtataaaTTGATAAatacaaagtatttttttttaagtaaagttTGTAAAAATGCatatacattatttttattttgtaaaagtcatttattatttacattttaaatgcAAGCATGTGGATGCTCCAGTGAAATGTAAAATCAAATAAGCCAGTAGGTATTTTGTTCCACACTGATAATCCAAGAATCACTTTTTAAGGAAAATGTTATATTTGACATAATGCATTGAAATAATTGATAAAACATTTTTAGGctataataaaaattaagttgTAACTCGGTTAATAATGAGAATTTTGATCTGTTATGTGTTCAGTAAATTATTTTGGTGCCTATATAATGGGATGGTGTTTTGACTGAATTAATAAGGTTAAATCTATCACATTTGTAACACACAGCTGTTTTATCCTGGGACACAAATTGacttctaaagcaggggtgctcaactccagtcttcaagcccctccccctccccccaacaggtggctcactcagagaCTCAGTCTTCGATAGAAGGACCCCCCTAAACCTAGTCTCTTGCGTTTCTAGCATGTACTAGAAAATAAAAGATATACTGCTTTCAGGGTGGCTGTATACAGGGGCGAGAACAAGTTTGTGaacctgtaagagacatgtgcaaaggtgcaaccagggagacagatttggggaaattaaaccatggtttttattcagcccgtcactttaaacaatgcaggaaacacaaaataaataaacatcctatccatttgtaagggctgactcactttcccagtccctgtctgaagggctgggaggctaggcctctttCCAACCTATAACCCAAAAGTCCAAAGAAGCTACCTGTAAGGGAGCCCTTTATTTCAGTCTCTAGATCTgggttggtgtcccttgaggggCCAGCCTCTAGCGGGTTCCAGGGTCCACTGTGTCCTGTAATAGAGGTATGGGTCTTGATGTCAgcacacagtccttctgtgctcagGAGTTCAAACAGGAGGTTTTTCTACAagtctgattagccaggtggagactggttaattgtctttagctgcaattaaccatctccctgctggaagtatgtaagtatgtatgtctttttatttatatagcaccattaatgtacatagcgctgcacagtagtaatacacgtgacaaaataaaataacagatcatgggaatatgtGCTTCAGGCACAAAAGTAAAATTTCTGAAGAGAAGCCCCtgcttcgaagagcttacaatctaattggtaggtagggagaatgtacagagacagtaggagggcattctggtaagtgcgtctgctggaggccaagctttatgtacggtatcatgtgtatagtattagccacagtgctactcatatgcttctttaagcaagtgggtcttaagatgggtcttaaagatggatattgaggagggcattccagaggtgtagggcagtcagtgagaaaggtttaaggcaagagagagctttagatataaagggggtagagagaaggcatccttgagcagaacgcaagagtcgggatggtgcatagcgagaaattagggctgagatgtagggaggggcagaagagtgtaacgctttaaaagtgaggaggagaattgagtgcgagatgcatgatttgataggaagacaggagagtgatttgagcaagggagacgctgagacagatttaggaaagagtagagtgattctggcagcagcgtttaggatagattgtaggggagacaggagagggcaggaagaccggacagcaggaggctccagtaatcgagatgggagagaatgagggcctgagtcagagttttagcagtcgagcaacagaggaaaagacatatgtttgtaatattgcagaggaaaaagtgacaggttttagaaacgtaagtgcgtctgcaaggggccaaagttaatgtaagaggtgttaattatcagccatcgagctactcatatgcttccttaagcaggtggggTTTAAAGGTGGataagagagggtgctagtcatattgaggggaagggcattccagaggtgtggggcacttGAGCTGTATGCAAATCACTCATCAGTGATTGCTACAGTGTCGCAACGGAACTGTGAAATGTGTAAAGATCCTCCTCTGGGGTTGTTTGGGATTCCTCCACTGTGCAGACCACGTGATGGCGTCAGTGATgtcatccctacgcgtttcgtcacagcgtgtgacttcatcaggggttgggCTAGCTGCATGCTGAACACTGTTTTATAGCCTGTAAATGTCTTAACAGGTGATTATTAACCATGTGAGTGGTATAATCAGTGGAATTGGGAAGAAGGTTTTTGCAACTAAACAGAGGCTGCTGAGTATTTAAAAATCACAGTGTTCATACGTGTATAATAAAACTTTAAACATGACATGATAAAATTGTTAAAATTATTTCACCACATTTGTGTAAGAGCTTGCTGAAGGCAGCCTTAaacttacatacatatacatatatatatatatatatatatatatatatatatatatatatatatacacacacacacacacataatgtgaATGTACACATTCTATAAGTGGGTGAGTATTCATTAAAACCATAAATAATTCAAATTGACATGGAATATGTAACCGTAAGAACTAATACCAGATTAATAACTTTGAGAGATATTTGACATTTGTAGGCAAAAGAGCAGTACATAATGACATAGCAGGAAAACAAGAATGCTAGTGTCCAGACACTCATTTAGCCGCCTACGTTCCAGAGTATCCAGCTCATAGATCCAAAAAGATTAATTCTTACACAGGGATTTGAATCTATCACCCCCTAGTAACGTGGGTGGAATTTGTTCTAACCCCATTATTTGACGTGTTGTGGGATCTTTGTTGTGTACAGCTGCAGAGTGTCTAGAAACAGTGTGTGATTAACACTTATATTGCATTgcgcctgtatttaaaaaaaaaaatacgtgcACCCATGGTTCTCCTGGTACATACCATGTATTGTGGTCCACAGGCACGATACAACATGTGGGTGATATAAGTGCTAAGGCAGTTTATTCTACCTTTAACCACGTGCCCTTTATTTGTGAATGAGGTGAAGCTATTCACATCTTTGAGATGTTTACATGTTGTACATCTGCTTCTACCGCATTTGTAGTTGCCAGGTAGAGACAACAGAGATGTGGAAGAAGAATATTTTAGAAAAGACTAGTTTTGATTGAAGAAGGTTATCGTgggaaaactatggaatttccatcattatcattggggttcaccaactttcttgtcatatatatatataatttgcaaCATGATAAAGATAAGAATATAGGATGCAGCAATACTTATGAAAAAGGTGTTTCAGCTAAATGTGGAAATGTTGGCTTACAATTTCCTAGCAAACCAAATCCTTTATGATGTCAGTCATGTAAAACCTACCTATTGTGATGTTCTAGAATTTTTCATTGATGTCCACTGCAAGCTAACATTTAGTATGCTCCCAGGAAATCATAAGCATTAGAGATTCTGAGCGATGACCAGCTATGATAACAGTAATCCATGTGGACAAGGACATTTTGAACAGGAGTCTTCCAACGAAGAAACACCATGCGGCTCAGATCAGACACGAATGGTTAACTCACTAAACTCAACATTTTCTTCAGTATCTCCAGGATGTGCTCAGACAGGAGTGGGGTACTCTGATCTCCAGTCTGCAATAGAAGAAAGGACTTTCCAAGCTCTTACAGAAGAAAGTGCCGTAGATAACAATGAATTTTTGTCCCTTACCTTTCCAAAAAAGCTCTGGAAAATTGTGGAAAGCGAGCAGTTCAAGTCCATTTGGTGGGATGATGGTGGCACCTGTGTTGTTATTGATGAGAAACTGTTCAAAAGAGAGGTTCTGGAAAGAAGAGGTCCTTTCAGAATTTTTGAAACCGATTGTATGAAGAGTTTCATTCGCCAGCTTAATCTTTACGGCTTCAGCAAAGTACGACAAGAGTTTCAAAGATCTGCCTCTCTTACTGAATTTCTAGCTGAAGAGAAAGCAGTCACAGAGTATAGCAAGGTAAAAAATGATTTTATTAAAATATGTGTTTTTAAAAAGCACGGACAGGGTTTGCTACAATCTACCttaaatataaaacaataattCCAAATGCCACAAATTGGGTTGTTTTGTTTCGTAGACTGTCATTACAAGGCcacactc contains:
- the TMEM185A gene encoding transmembrane protein 185A; its protein translation is MNLRGLFQDFNPSKFLIYACSLLFSVLLSLRLDGIIQWSYWAVFAPVWLWKLMVIIGATVGTGVWARNPQYRAEGETCVEFKAMLIAVGIHLLLLMFEVLVCDRIERENHYFWLLVFMPLFFVSPVSVAACVWGFRHDRSLELEILCSVNILQFIFIALRLDGIIKWPWLVVCVPLWILMSFLCLVVLYYIVWSVLFLRSMDVIAEQRRTHITMAVSWMAIVVPLLTFEILLVHRLDDHNVFSYIPIFVPLWLSLITLMATTFGQKGGNHWWFGIRKDFCQFLLEIFPFLREYGNISYDIHHEDSEEAEETPIPEPPKVAPMFRKKAGVVITQSPGKYVVPPPKLNIDMPD